The bacterium DNA window ATATCAATAAGGAAGAAGGAGAAATATTAGTCTCTGGTGTTATAGAAGAACCTCACTTTATATATAAAATAATAGATATTCTAAAAGAGGGTACTGAAATTATAGCAATAAATAAAATTGAACCGAGTTTGGAAGAGGTATTTCTAAAAATTATGGGGACGACTAAACAAGGATGATTGATTTATTTTTTCTATTAAAAGAAGAGATTAAAAGAAATATTATTATGCGTAAAAGATACGCTATAGAATATATTGCAGGATTAATATTAATGTATGGTGTGTTTATAGGGATGTTTGCCGGACTTTCTCATATAAAAATGCTCTCAGATGAGAAAATAGGTCCGTATTTAATGATAGGTTATTTAATGTGGCAAATATTTGGTTGGGTGACCATAGAAGGTATAGCGGATGAATTAGGAGATGAGAGTATTTTGGGGACAATTCAACAAATATATATCTCTTCCTTTAAAATAATGGATGTTCTCTTATGTCGGACCCTGGCTAAATTTATACTTGGCAGTGGAGAATTAATGATTATGTTACTGGCAATTTTTCTCACCACAGGTGAATTTTTATATATTACGAGAATATCAGTTATTATTCCATTTGTTCTAACTCTTATGGGTCTATATGGTTTTGGACTTTCGTTAGCTGGGTTAAATTTAGTTTTTAAACGAGTTAGAAATATTACGGAAATTATCACCTGGGCACTCTTTTTCCTTGCGGGCGTAATGATACCATTAGAATTTTTCCCACCTATAATACAATTTATTGGTAAAACACTACCACTAACTCAAGGGATAGAGGTATTAAGAACAATGATTATTGAACAAAAATCATTAATTTTTACCTTACATCAAGGAGACTTATTCCTTTTAATGATAAATTCTGGGGTATATCTGTTATTAGGGATTTATATCTTTAAGATTGCAGAAAAAATTGCTTTAAGACGAGGGATAATTGGATATTTTTAGAGAACAAAGGAAAATATCATCCCAAAATGTAGAATTGATAAAATGTCGATCAAGAAAATTAATCTCTAAGAATGATTATTTTTGCATCTTTGAGCCTTAAAAATGAAAATATGAGGGAAAGGAGACTTTATTTTGAAAGACAATTATGATGTAATCGTTATTGGAGCAGGGATAGGTGGTTTAACCTGCGGAACATTTTTAGCTAAGGAAGGAATAAGTGTATTGGTG harbors:
- a CDS encoding ABC transporter permease, with amino-acid sequence MIDLFFLLKEEIKRNIIMRKRYAIEYIAGLILMYGVFIGMFAGLSHIKMLSDEKIGPYLMIGYLMWQIFGWVTIEGIADELGDESILGTIQQIYISSFKIMDVLLCRTLAKFILGSGELMIMLLAIFLTTGEFLYITRISVIIPFVLTLMGLYGFGLSLAGLNLVFKRVRNITEIITWALFFLAGVMIPLEFFPPIIQFIGKTLPLTQGIEVLRTMIIEQKSLIFTLHQGDLFLLMINSGVYLLLGIYIFKIAEKIALRRGIIGYF